The following proteins are co-located in the Bathymodiolus thermophilus thioautotrophic gill symbiont genome:
- a CDS encoding DNA adenine methylase has translation MSKSKNNPPQVAKPFLKWAGGKRGLIEQLFSKFPTEFNNYHEPFLGGGAVFFELYSRGMLKGKKAYLSDINSELINTYNVVKNNPSKLITNLQTYKENHNKEFYYQTRELDRSDNFKTLSELERATRFIYLNKTCFNGLYRVNSKGYFNTPIGSYKNPNIADKEAILNASKALQNTIIANQSFDRTIDNTSPNDFVYLDPPYYPLTETASFTAYDKNAFLDEKQKQLFDVFKELHQKKCTVMKSNSDTNFIKDLYQEYIIDFVQANRFINSKGGGRSKINEVLINNILDMKA, from the coding sequence ATGTCAAAGTCTAAAAATAATCCACCCCAAGTCGCCAAGCCATTTTTAAAGTGGGCAGGCGGAAAGCGTGGCTTGATAGAGCAATTATTTTCTAAATTCCCCACAGAATTTAATAATTATCACGAACCTTTTTTAGGTGGCGGTGCAGTATTTTTTGAACTTTATTCGAGAGGAATGCTAAAAGGCAAGAAGGCATACCTTTCTGATATAAATTCAGAACTTATTAACACTTACAATGTCGTTAAAAATAATCCCAGCAAACTAATTACCAATCTACAAACTTACAAAGAAAATCATAATAAAGAATTTTATTACCAAACCAGAGAATTAGACAGATCAGATAATTTCAAAACATTGTCAGAATTAGAACGAGCAACACGATTTATTTACCTTAATAAAACATGTTTTAACGGACTCTATAGGGTCAATTCAAAAGGCTATTTCAATACGCCAATCGGCAGTTATAAAAACCCAAATATTGCCGACAAAGAGGCAATTTTAAATGCCAGTAAGGCGTTGCAAAATACCATTATTGCCAATCAATCGTTTGATAGAACAATAGATAACACAAGTCCAAATGATTTTGTTTACCTTGATCCGCCTTACTACCCTCTTACCGAAACCGCCAGTTTCACGGCTTACGATAAAAATGCTTTTTTAGACGAAAAACAAAAACAGTTATTTGATGTATTTAAAGAACTGCATCAAAAGAAATGTACAGTTATGAAAAGCAATTCTGATACAAATTTTATTAAAGATTTATATCAAGAATATATTATTGATTTTGTGCAAGCCAATCGATTTATAAATAGCAAAGGTGGTGGTCGTAGCAAAATTAATGAGGTTTTAATAAATAATATTTTGGACATGAAGGCGTGA
- the topA gene encoding type I DNA topoisomerase: protein MAKNLVIVESPAKAKTIEKFLGKDFSVKSSIGHIRDMPKKNMGIDIENNFEPTYEVTADKKKVVTELRKAAKAADKIYLATDEDREGEAIAWHLLKALDLPRDTPRIVFHEITKGAITNAIVKPRTVDYQLVDAQQARRIIDRLVGFEISPVLWRKISGARSAGRVQSPVMRLVVEREREISDHTAESTYKIKAELSNNAGKLVEVKLSQDFASKDEALAFSTALLSATLSVSSIEEKPSKRSPKPPFITSTLQQEASQKLGFSVKQTMTLAQNLYREGAITYMRTDSFTLSETAIEAAGKVIEQKFGSEYHTVRRFKTKDAGAQEAHEAIRPTDLSKPEILGLEAQAAKLYALIYKRTLASQMSDARLQKTQIKISISSRPESFIANGEVLIFPGFLSVYDYLSAEDKLLPNLSQGDILNLFSFAAKQSFSRAKPRYTEASLVKKIEEMGIGRPSTFATMVSTVQDRNYVTKETREGIQREYQLIEIKDQQIIQSQPSETTGAEKNKLFPTNVAYLLTDFLVKYFDDIIDYKFTAKLESDFDTIATQNVPWQGVVKNFYEPFHQKIEAAADISREETHGMRELGTDPKSGKPVSVRFGRYGAFAQIGHKDDEEKPVFASLRGSLDIESIVLDEALELFNMPRTVGETDTLGTIKANYGRFGPYLQYGKKYVSLKEDTPEEVTLEKALELIQAKEKFDAERIIKTFDDSEIQVLNGRFGPYIWNGKKKGKGQKNITIKKVFGDKAPADLTLEECKKAVAGKLKPKAKAKPKKKKKVVKK, encoded by the coding sequence ATGGCAAAAAATCTTGTTATTGTTGAGTCCCCTGCCAAAGCCAAAACCATTGAGAAGTTTTTAGGAAAAGATTTTAGTGTTAAATCCAGTATCGGTCATATTCGTGATATGCCTAAGAAAAATATGGGCATTGATATTGAAAATAATTTCGAACCGACCTATGAAGTTACCGCAGATAAAAAGAAAGTCGTTACAGAATTGCGCAAAGCCGCAAAAGCCGCCGATAAAATTTACCTCGCAACGGACGAAGACCGCGAAGGAGAAGCCATTGCCTGGCATTTATTAAAAGCATTAGATTTGCCCAGAGACACACCAAGGATTGTCTTTCACGAAATTACCAAAGGCGCCATTACCAATGCCATTGTCAAACCTAGAACGGTTGATTATCAATTGGTAGATGCCCAGCAAGCACGCCGTATTATCGATAGATTGGTGGGTTTTGAAATTTCGCCCGTTTTATGGCGCAAAATTTCAGGTGCGCGTTCAGCAGGGCGTGTGCAATCTCCAGTAATGCGCTTAGTCGTTGAAAGAGAGCGGGAAATCAGCGACCATACCGCCGAAAGCACTTATAAAATTAAAGCAGAATTGTCCAACAATGCAGGCAAACTCGTTGAAGTAAAACTCAGCCAAGACTTTGCCAGCAAAGACGAAGCACTGGCATTCTCCACCGCTCTTCTAAGCGCCACATTAAGCGTCTCTTCCATTGAAGAAAAACCATCAAAACGCTCACCCAAGCCCCCTTTTATCACCTCCACACTACAACAAGAAGCCTCACAAAAACTAGGCTTTTCGGTAAAACAAACCATGACACTGGCGCAAAATCTATACCGTGAAGGCGCCATTACTTACATGAGAACAGACTCATTTACCTTATCAGAAACAGCCATCGAAGCCGCCGGCAAAGTTATTGAACAAAAATTTGGCAGCGAATATCACACCGTAAGACGATTTAAAACCAAAGATGCCGGCGCACAAGAAGCACACGAAGCCATTCGCCCAACCGACCTAAGCAAACCAGAAATTCTTGGCTTAGAAGCCCAAGCCGCCAAACTTTACGCCCTCATTTACAAACGCACCCTCGCCTCACAAATGAGCGACGCCAGACTGCAAAAAACACAAATTAAAATCAGCATTTCCAGCCGCCCTGAAAGCTTTATCGCCAACGGCGAAGTATTGATATTCCCCGGCTTCTTAAGCGTTTACGACTATCTTTCTGCAGAAGACAAATTATTACCAAACCTAAGCCAAGGCGACATTTTAAACTTATTTAGTTTTGCCGCCAAACAAAGTTTTTCAAGAGCCAAACCGCGCTACACCGAAGCCTCCTTGGTAAAAAAAATCGAAGAAATGGGCATCGGTAGACCCTCAACATTCGCCACCATGGTATCCACCGTACAAGACAGAAATTATGTAACCAAGGAAACCAGAGAAGGCATTCAACGCGAATACCAGTTGATTGAAATCAAAGACCAACAAATCATCCAATCACAGCCCAGCGAAACCACAGGCGCTGAAAAAAACAAACTGTTCCCAACCAATGTCGCCTACCTGCTTACCGATTTTCTAGTCAAATATTTTGATGATATTATTGATTATAAATTCACCGCCAAACTCGAAAGCGATTTTGACACCATTGCCACCCAAAATGTCCCATGGCAAGGCGTCGTTAAAAACTTCTACGAACCCTTCCACCAAAAAATTGAAGCCGCCGCCGACATCTCCAGAGAAGAAACCCACGGCATGCGCGAACTCGGCACCGACCCCAAAAGCGGCAAACCCGTCAGCGTACGCTTTGGCAGATACGGCGCTTTCGCCCAAATCGGCCACAAAGACGACGAAGAAAAACCAGTCTTCGCCTCACTCCGAGGCTCACTAGACATCGAAAGCATCGTCCTTGACGAAGCCCTAGAATTATTCAATATGCCCCGCACAGTCGGCGAAACCGACACCCTCGGCACCATCAAAGCCAACTACGGCCGCTTCGGCCCCTACCTCCAATACGGCAAAAAATATGTCTCCCTCAAAGAAGACACCCCCGAAGAAGTTACCCTAGAAAAAGCCCTAGAACTCATTCAAGCCAAAGAAAAATTCGACGCCGAACGCATCATAAAAACCTTCGACGACAGCGAAATCCAAGTCCTCAACGGCCGCTTCGGCCCCTACATCTGGAACGGCAAAAAGAAAGGCAAAGGCCAAAAAAACATCACCATCAAAAAAGTCTTCGGCGACAAAGCCCCCGCAGACTTAACCCTTGAAGAATGTAAAAAAGCTGTTGCTGGTAAGCTTAAGCCTAAAGCAAAAGCCAAGCCAAAAAAGAAGAAGAAAGTTGTTAAGAAATAG
- a CDS encoding DUF494 family protein: protein MTNNNNILDVLTYMFDYLFEVAEEEVNEIDDITLKARLSDAGFEVTRIDKALSWLENIATLQDGNIQLSGHSNGGMRIYSDDEKSKLNAKSRGFLLFMENIGQVDANQREMIIDQVMSLNDATLSLDDLKWVVMMVLGNSNDQEISPQWLESIMSPDDNYTVQ, encoded by the coding sequence ATGACAAATAACAATAATATTCTTGATGTACTAACATATATGTTCGACTATCTGTTCGAAGTAGCGGAAGAGGAGGTCAACGAAATTGACGATATCACCCTTAAAGCGCGCCTTTCAGATGCTGGATTTGAAGTTACACGCATTGATAAGGCGCTCAGTTGGCTAGAGAATATTGCCACTTTGCAAGATGGCAATATTCAGTTGTCTGGTCATTCTAACGGCGGTATGCGCATTTATAGTGATGATGAAAAATCAAAACTCAATGCAAAATCTCGTGGTTTCTTATTGTTTATGGAAAACATAGGGCAAGTAGATGCCAATCAGCGTGAAATGATTATTGACCAAGTTATGTCCCTCAACGATGCCACCCTGTCCTTGGACGACCTAAAATGGGTGGTCATGATGGTACTTGGCAACAGCAACGATCAAGAAATCTCACCCCAATGGTTAGAATCAATTATGTCTCCTGATGACAACTACACGGTTCAGTGA